Genomic window (Fundidesulfovibrio terrae):
CACGAGGATCGCGACCACCTTCGGCCCGCCGGGGATGCGGAAATTGAAATCGGTCATGCGCTTGAATTCGTCACCCAGGTTCTTGAAATCAGGCCCAGTGCCGAATTGTCGCTGCCGTTTGTCCTGCAATTTTTCCCAATCCCAGTTCATGCAACTCTCCCTCGCAAACGGAAAGATTCCATCATGAAACCAATCGTTCCAGACATTTTCAGAGCATACGACATACGGGGCATCGTGGACAAGGACTTTGACCCCGACTGGGTGGAGGTTTTCGGCCGCGCCTGCGGGGCCTACTTCCTGAAAAACGGCTACCGGCGCGCCGTGGTGGGCCACGACGCCCGCCTGTCATCCCCCCTGTATCAGGAGAGGCTGGCCAAAGGAATGGCCGAAACCGGGGTGGACGTCATCCTCGTCGGCATGGTCTCGACGCCCGTGTGCTATTTCGCGGCCAAGCACCTGAAGGTCGATGCCGGGGTCATGGTCACGGCCAGCCACAACCCGCCGGAGTTCAACGGATTCAAGGTCATCGCCGGCCCTTCCACCATATACGGCGAGGAAATCCAGGCGCTCTACCGCATGATGGCCGCCGGGGACTTCCCCACGGGCAAGGGCATCGTCTCCGTGCACGACATCGTGCCCGCCTATGTGGAGGCCCTCGTCTCCCAGACGAAGCTGTCGCGCCCCATCAAGGTGGTGCTGGACGGCGGCAACGGCGCGGGCGGACCGGTCACCGTGGAGGTGCTGCGGGGAATCGGGGCCGAGGTGGTCCCCATCTTCTGCGAGCCGGACGGCACCTTCCCCAACCACCATCCCGACCCGGTGGTGGAGAAGTACATGGCCCAGCTCATCGCGCGCGTCAAAGCCGAGGGCGCGGACTGCGGCATCGGGCTGGACGGCGACGGCGACCGCCTGGGCGTGGTGGACGAGAACGGCAGGCTCATGTTCGGCGACCAGCTGCTGGCCATCTACGCCCGCGAAACGCTGAAGGACTTCCCCGGAGCCACGGTCATCGGCGAGGTGAAGTGCTCGCACCTCACCTACAAGGACATCGCGGCCCACGGCGGCAACGCCGTGATGGGGGCCACG
Coding sequences:
- a CDS encoding phosphomannomutase/phosphoglucomutase: MKPIVPDIFRAYDIRGIVDKDFDPDWVEVFGRACGAYFLKNGYRRAVVGHDARLSSPLYQERLAKGMAETGVDVILVGMVSTPVCYFAAKHLKVDAGVMVTASHNPPEFNGFKVIAGPSTIYGEEIQALYRMMAAGDFPTGKGIVSVHDIVPAYVEALVSQTKLSRPIKVVLDGGNGAGGPVTVEVLRGIGAEVVPIFCEPDGTFPNHHPDPVVEKYMAQLIARVKAEGADCGIGLDGDGDRLGVVDENGRLMFGDQLLAIYARETLKDFPGATVIGEVKCSHLTYKDIAAHGGNAVMGATGHSLIKARMQETGAKLAGEMSGHMFFADRYFGFDDATYAAQRFLEVLDRNPGKTAGTLLSDWPKTYNTPEIRFDCPEEIKFTVVKRAQEHFRGLYDMIDVDGARIVLQDGWGLIRASNTQPVLVLRFEAESPERLEEIRSIIETPLRAWIAEMS